Sequence from the Plasmodium yoelii strain 17X genome assembly, chromosome: 10 genome:
atgatgcattattatatgcctatacatataatctagAAATTACAAATAGttaatatcaaaatattgttttattgtaaaaccttcatataattaaatattaattttatcgaaaagacataataatacattatatatttgttaattattCAATTTGGaatttgtagttttatattctaaaaatatggattaatGGAGAAAGGGTTAAAtacttaattaatattaaatatcattttattattcaatattatattattattgttttttgtagaattaataaaatatagaatttttaacaaattatttgaatgtatatacattgataactaaacaaataaaatatataagataaaaatgaattatgtagaacatttagcaaatatttatttaaattaatatattaaaatagcaatatatcttatctctctcctcttaaaggtaatataacaacctaattaaacatagttttctattatactttaaaatattattaatatatatttatatgttaatatttactgagcattattttaaaaataacatacattcaaagatttatttaagcttataagtACGGgctcagtgctaattgttttaaagaatggaaaagatggcaaaatatattataaaattatccaataaggtatattggaataaaaataaagctATTGAGcacattaaaatgaattttgaatttatctacattcattaaaaacaatataaatttatataattgcaTAGAAAGGaaacaatgcaacttaatttgaaaatactataagtTTAATAAAGCAttgtatatagtattagaagcaaatatataaaagtttaatatattttaaggattatagtaataatataatttttaattttttatatttatacagtatttaagtttttgAAGGacaatcattaaaacataatatataaatatattccttttctatgtttaaaaatactttaaattctttatagaaggatattcatttttataataaagttataccatattttattaataatagtctttttgtataaaatgcatcatatatttaatcaaaagtGTATTAAAaaaccctctatttaaggttaTTTAGCTAAttgtcataaaataagtataatatgattttagtaatactactattttattattctatattaatttaattattaaaaagttataatatatttaactacagacagttatatatagggttaaagtatttgcgtcTCATATTTGATacagtgtatataaaatagcatgattctactcaatttacaaatcaaaaataaaatcccattataatgaatgaaagtgtggtatatgcattttttaataataatagtttcctttacattttttgatattgcattacatataaatatcattaaactttattttaataaaacttttaataattcgcgttttattaattgtttttaactGCTTTCTTAGTGTAAAACGTTCGCTCCTTTAAGGAACGTGATTTCCAATTCGGACAAGGGTGTAAGCTATCAATTTACACATAATGAAGATTACAAAGTTCACTGTACTAATGGAAATTGTGATAATGATACCGATAAAGTTAATGCTagatgtttatatatttttgatgcATTCTTTAAGAATAAGTCTGCGTTTGAAACAGAGGCAAATGGAAACATCTATATTGTTCAATACattttgatatggttaagttatgtGTTAAGCCTGATCGAAAGTGAAGAAAATGGCAGTctaaatgaattttataataaatatatagaaaatggcGAGAGCtataaaaaggaaataaacGATGTTACtacttataaaaattatagggatcttatagatagaaataattatattttaagtaTGGATAAGAGCATCatatctaaattatatgatgcatttagtACATTATGTGACATATATATTGAGGTTGATACAAGCAACTCAAATTGCGAGAAATCTTCTGAAAAAGTTAATCAATTTGttgaaacatataaaaaaattatcatagaTCATAACATTGGTGAAAATATCCgctatttttatgtattgattaatttattaactgATTAtgacaatttaaaaaaaaattgtgataTTTTCCCACCCACTCCagacataaaaaaaataatttctgAAGCTACATCAAGTTCGATAACaagcaaattaattccaattttatcgatattagttgcaataccaattttcttgggaattgcttataaggtaaataataaggaattaaaaatattacatttaaatattattttcattaaatatatggaaaaattaacaaaaaaatcaaacttttcttaaaatttttatattagtattcgttatttggatttcggaaacgaggtcaaaaacaacatttaagagaaaagctaaaaaaataaagaagaaaatggatcATTAATATGTGATTCGAAGAGCATTGGTTAttccaggaatagtaataatggttgatatattttaagaaactgtctattggggagtaatttttgatcatagtttttatattgtttttaagtTATAGGGTCAGGGTTATGTTTATgaaacccatattcgggttagggctaagtattatatctttatttaattttttataatttaaacactaatttaatatatgtatcattccgtatgtttaatcacatATAAAGTCTAgatatgcaaccaaaaagtGGATATAACCATTAATGTGGAAGGGGttacataacatattttataagttataatatatataattgagtgttcatatggatttaatatgattaaaaaaaaatgtctatattgcatatattaattcgtATTATTCAACATCataattgtctattatataaaatttgttaatcAGTGATTATATCGAATATTTCATAACGCAATGTTtcttatttgatgaaaattttatttagtaaaacttattatttgtatcatatttattttaatttaaatcatgttatccaactgaacagtaatagataatcataaaatatagatgcatggaATATCGATCaagaatcgacaatataacattgtctataaaatattattacgcttcaacattttttaagttttaattgtatttactattatcttcttgtattaatagaagtttatttataccctttaatttatcataaaggtataacattatattaatcactattaatttgtaaactttatagttttgaggtataaataattatattttaaaatagttaaaaaataaaatataagtatataataaaatttaatgttatagtttgtcataatacttataaacaacctgatatataaaattaacgttattgttataatatatatataatattgtataaatgactaaaactgaaatatgttaaatttgtgaaacatatacaattaCATATTAATGCGAAGTATAAtggtatgtaataattaatttaatttgaattaataatatttttattaggttattgtatatatacaaattcacaaatatattgttattgcgaaataatatatattttaaaatatttatttaaaactaTGAAACaaggaaaaataataattggaTTAAAGTATTCTTCTTGAGTGAATTAATTATTTcgttgtactatacagtgatatagcagtaacaataataatagtaataacaatagataaagtattaaatacgaacaAATCATTAAATTCATTTGATTTTAATacgttgatatatattaattatatatattattaaaggtatgataaaattaaaattgtatgcacaaaacatcaaatgaaataatagAATTTCAACTTAGTATTTTGTTAATGTgctaatattagaattaacaataccaagaaaaataatattaataaatttatagtttttcatcatagaactaaatatagtttattataaaatataaaagcaaactatatatttagaaaagtaataattctaagttatttttaatgtatacattaattGAAAGTTTTAAaggtagaaaatataattaaactatGTATAATAGGTAAATTTTATATGACTACatccttgtcttaaaaaaacatacttcccttatctctccccTCAAAGTGCAATATACCAATCTAATAGatatagttttctattataatttaaaatttgtatcaatacttatttatgtattatatatttaatatttactaagtattattttaaaagtaatatacattcaaagacttatttaagcttataaatacgggacCAGTtctaattgtcgttttaaaccgtgagaaagatgtgcaaaatatattataaaattatataataagatatatttctaaatttaattatataagaataaaaataaagttattggacTCGTTAACATAGATTGTAAagttatctatattaaataaaataatattaaaattatgtatatgcaattaaaaaaagaacaatgcaacttattttataaatgttataattttataaaaataaaagctatataatattagaaacaattatataagtatttaatatatctttaaaaatcactatttatatacttttaaggattataataatataattttttattttttaaatttatacagtatttaagcTTTATAATTgaaatcattaaaacataaaatataaatatattccttttatatgttcaaacatactttaaattcattataaaagtatattaatttttataataaagttataccagatgttagtaagaatagcattttttttatagaatgcatcgtatttatatttaactaaaatgtattaatcaaccctctatttaaggtaatttaaataattgtcacaaaaagaaataaaacgttcctttagtaataatattatattattattctatattaatttaattattgaaaaacttataatatatttaactacaaacagttgttatatataggacCAAAGTATTTGTGTCACATATTGGGGGgagtgtatataaaacagcattattttactcaatttacaaatcaaaaataaaattctatCACAATGAATAAGcaagtggtatatgcatttttgatattgtattatatttaaatatcattaaactttattttaataaaatgttcaataatatacatttctaatatttgtttttaaatgttttcttagtgtgaaaAGTTCGAAAATCTATGGGATAAATTTCCTGATAAATTGGATAAAGgaaaatatgtatttaaagaaaataattttttagataGTTATTGTGATGGTAAGGGTTGTGATACTGATctcgaaaaaattaatggtggatgtttatatctttttaatCAAATATTTGGGACTTCTGAATTGTTTAAGTCTGTTGCAAATAATAacatcaatattgttgagtacattatgatatggttaactTATATGTTAAACTTAAAACCAAAAGGAACTATAACCAatctacaatttttttataatacaacTATAGATAATGATAGATATCAAAAGATTATAACTGATGTTACAGAGTATAGCAATTATAAGTATCTTATagatcaaaaaaaatatattttgaatatgaatagtaatattatatctaatttttatgaagcatttaaattattatgtgaaaTGTATGCTGAATTTTATGATAATGCACCATATTGCGCAAAAAGTTCGGAAAATGctaataaatttgttaaaaaatatagagaaATGAGTGAAAATTCTGATATTACTAGTAATGATTCCTATAAACAACTATTGTCTACTTTATCAAaagattatgataattttaagaataaatataataataatcaatGTTTCAAATCTTCACCTCTTCCAACGATAGAAACAACAGAAAATTCTGCACACAAAATTGTACAAAGTTCTGAAGATACATTATCAAGTTCATCGGtaacaaacaaattatttacagttttatcgatatttggtgtaATAGCATTtcttttaggaatttcttacaaggtaaataataaggaattataaattattttcattatatatatgcaaacattaacaaaaaaatcatatgtttcttaacattttatattagtattcgttatttggatttcagaaacgatttcaaaaacaaaaattaagagaaaaaataaaaaatataaagaagaaaataaatcattaatatatgattcgaagagagtGACTATTTTAGTaaagtaataattatttatatattttaagaaactgtctatttggaagtaatttttggtcacgatttttgcataatttttatatagtttttatgttatggAGCCCATATCGGGGTTAgtctaagtattatattgcatttaattttttataatttaaacactaattaaatatatgtaccatttccgtatgtttaatcaaaGATGAAATTCAAAAGTCCAAATATGCAGCCAAAAgggaataatataatatgaaagaGGCCACATACCATATTTcccataaagtataatatatacaagtGAATATTCAtgtcgatttaatatgattaaaattaaatgtttatattgtatatattaatatatatattgactGCATATGAAGCCGTATTatggaatataataattggctattatataagccttgataacccagagctatattaaattatgcatatcataatgtgtttctttattttatgaaaattttatttagtaaaacttatgatttgtatcatatttattttgatttaaatcatgttatccaactgaactgtaataatagatgttcataaaatatagatgcatggaATATCGATCGAAAATCGACAACAtagtctataaaatattattatgcttctacatgtttagtaatacataaaaaatcgcactatatatataatatttttaaattttaattgtagttactatttttttatttcctttatatttgtattaaaattaattattattaatataagttGCTTTatacgctttaatttattaatcataaggtataataatagattaaccattattaatttttaaacttcatagtttttaagtatatataaattggaaatatattataagagtTAATTGAAAAagtataagtatattaataaagtttaatattatatttttttctaataatcataaataatatgataaacAGAATTagagttattattatatatctatatatataatataataaaatactctaccaataactaatatagaaatattgttatattgtgaaaccttcatataattaaatgttaatattatcgaaaagacataataatacattatatatttgttaatgatCCAATTTGGaatttgtagttttatattataaaaatctgGATCAATGGAGAAAGTATTAAAGACTCAATCAACGTTAAATTtccttttattattccatattatattataattgttttaccatagaactcataaaatatagaatttttaataaatgattttattgtatatacattgataactataacaatataatatataagataaaaatgaacaatgtagagcatttaaagaatatttatataaatttatacactgaaagagaaaatatatcttatctctcccCTCTTAAAGtgcaatataacaacctaatcaaacatagttttatattatactttaaaatttgtatcaatacttatttatgtgttaatattaaatatctaCTAtgtatgattttaaaaactatttaaattcaaagagttatttaagcttataaatacggcctcagtgctaattggtgttttaaagaatggaaacGATGggaaaatgtattataaaattacacaataaagaatatttataaattgaagtatataggaataaaaataaagttattgaaaatgttaactATAATTggaatggatatatattaaataaaaacaatataaatttaagtatatgcaattaaaaaaggggaaaatgcaatttattttgaaaatactataactttaataaaacatggtatatagtaatagaaataagtatatatgtatttaatgtatttaaaaaaataactatttatatactttaaggattgtagtaataatgggtttcttaattgtttcgattttttaGTATATTAGTTTTGGGGTACCGtttattaaacaaaaaatatggcgttttttattttccatatGAAAGTATGTGTATAAGAGATGTATTTTTAACTCGTTACATTGttgctttaatttttataataatgctcATATGAGTGTTATTATGGATAACAACTAAtgtaaaattgtatatatacacatatgtTAAAACATGTATTAAACATCCCCAGAACACGATAATTTATCTAACTACCGTAaagttattatattgttccatattatctttaaattaatattaaaaatgataataaagtGTTTAACCATAGACAATTTTATGCTATGTTCAATTATTTGGTCATTTATTAAgcgtaaaaaatataaaataatatgatgttacataatctacatattataaacaaaataaaattgcaaTGGATAAAACCCTGGTatctgcattttttaataaaatttgcttGTATTTGTTGATATTATATTGcctataaaattcattaaattttattttataagaatttcattaatatatatttttattatatttttttaaatggtttCTTAGTGTGAACAGTTTGATACATTAAGAAACTATTTACCCGATGACTTAGAAAACTATGAATCAGTCGattttaatcaaaataaGGATATTAAGTATTACTGCTCTAATGGAGAATCAGAGGATACAAAATGTAAGACTGATctcgataaaataaatgctgGATGCTTATGGTTGTTTGAGCAATTGTTTgtgaaaaatggaaaaaatatcaatattGTTCAATACATTatcatatggttaagttataaactaaATAAAAAGAAGTATGAAGGAATCACAAATCTAAATGAGTTTTAtactaaatatatagaaaataataggCATTATACTGATTGTAAACAAGATGGTAAAGATTGTAGTAAGTCATTAAATGATAGTATaggttataaaaattataaggaaATCATAAATGTAAGAAAGGGATTGTTGAgtactaatattgaaaagatttctaaaatttatgatgcatttaaatcattatgtaactTGTATAATGAAATTGGTGATGACAATAAAAATTGCAAGAATTATTTGtatgatgataatgaatttgttaaaaaatataatgaacttAATAAAGATTCTGGTAGCACTAAAGATGACGCCTATTGTCAAgtattgtctacattatcaaatgattataataatttaaaaattttttgtGATAGTAATAACATTGATTGTAGCAATATTACATTTCTTACATCGACAAAAACAGAAGGAAATGGTGTGCAAAGTTCTGAAGAGAGTTCTGGACCGAGTTCTGAAgttacatcatcaagttcgttGATAACaagcaaattaattccagttTTATTGATACTTGGTGCAATACCAATTTTTTTGGGAAttgcttataaggtaaataataaggaattaaaaaataattttcattatatatatgcaaacattaaacaaattatatgttttttaaaattttatattagtattcattatttggatttcggaaaagagttcaaaaacatttaagagaaaagctaaaaaaataaagaagaaaactgatcattaatatgtgattcgaagattaataatgattaatatattttaagaaactgtctatttgaaaataattttttaccataatttttgaacataattattgggtctataataataattaaataatataaccaataatatataatgttatatatatatatatatatatagttataacatttttatactgtttttgtataatttttaaacagtttttatgttgtggaacccatattcgggttaggatTAAGTGTTacattgcatttaattttgaatatttttttataatttgataacatttattagtttaaagaattgttttaaatatatataggaaataagatataataatatgtataagaTAAGTTGtagtttttaatatttatattaagtcTAAATATGTAAGAGAAAAAACAAGGGTGAAAATGACTATGAAAAGGAACGACtaaagtaatatattttgacaAATTATAAGAATTGCATTTTGTGTTAATATAACTTATGGTAAATCCGATGAATTATTtactttttgtattttattgttaattttgtGTTAATGGTTTATGGGCCAATCGGTCGAATATTGGAATAGATATAGAAAGATTATTCCAAAGTATTGATTTGATCCAAAAAGAAAACGttgatttaaatattaacaatgcATAATATAAGAAACTGGGGGAGATGGAATGGAATtggaagaaaataatttattatgatTTCCTTCCTCAGTAACACCTGAACCGAATGATAGATGGAGTGATGGAAAAATGAATTTGAATGgaataaaagtaaaaagTGGTATTtggagaaaatatatataagtgAAATAAGTTACGTTAAAggcatatttgttttaatacaCACTATTTTAGGGGTcagtataatatttaaaaaatatatccagtggaaaatattatacatttttacatTAGTGTTTATGTTAGTATTTATAAGTTGGGGAAGAAGCGGAAGTAAGAAAAAAggatgaaaaatattataaattaagtCAATAAGAAACTGggattattaatatatacaaatattcaGGTCGATCATGtactatttattaatttattttttttgtttataaaagtaAGATTCTTTGGaatgataaatttaattaatttatatttaagtcaaattaaaaaaatgtataaatttaaagaataCTAAATAGACTGGATTTCAGTTATTAGTACAAATAATTATGGGTTTAATATGTGTGAGGAATATTGAGGTTGATTTAgcctatttttatatgaggAAATGtactatatttataaaaataaagacaaAATGATGTTTAACTATTAAATATactataatatatgtttaatgAATAGGATAAAATAAAGGATTTCTTATTAATTGTATTTGATTTTCTGATTTGATATATGCATTGTGATTTATAGGAGGTATACTTggaaatatgaatattttacattatttgaatataaaaa
This genomic interval carries:
- a CDS encoding PIR protein, translating into MNESVCKTFAPLRNVISNSDKGVSYQFTHNEDYKVHCTNGNCDNDTDKVNARCLYIFDAFFKNKSAFETEANGNIYIVQYILIWLSYVLSLIESEENGSLNEFYNKYIENGESYKKEINDVTTYKNYRDLIDRNNYILSMDKSIISKLYDAFSTLCDIYIEVDTSNSNCEKSSEKVNQFVETYKKIIIDHNIGENIRYFYVLINLLTDYDNLKKNCDIFPPTPDIKKIISEATSSSITSKLIPILSILVAIPIFLGIAYKYSLFGFRKRGQKQHLREKLKK
- a CDS encoding PIR protein — its product is MNKQVCEKFENLWDKFPDKLDKGKYVFKENNFLDSYCDGKGCDTDLEKINGGCLYLFNQIFGTSELFKSVANNNINIVEYIMIWLTYMLNLKPKGTITNLQFFYNTTIDNDRYQKIITDVTEYSNYKYLIDQKKYILNMNSNIISNFYEAFKLLCEMYAEFYDNAPYCAKSSENANKFVKKYREMSENSDITSNDSYKQLLSTLSKDYDNFKNKYNNNQCFKSSPLPTIETTENSAHKIVQSSEDTLSSSSVTNKLFTVLSIFGVIAFLLGISYKYSLFGFQKRFQKQKLREKIKNIKKKINH
- a CDS encoding PIR protein gives rise to the protein MDKTLCEQFDTLRNYLPDDLENYESVDFNQNKDIKYYCSNGESEDTKCKTDLDKINAGCLWLFEQLFVKNGKNINIVQYIIIWLSYKLNKKKYEGITNLNEFYTKYIENNRHYTDCKQDGKDCSKSLNDSIGYKNYKEIINVRKGLLSTNIEKISKIYDAFKSLCNLYNEIGDDNKNCKNYLYDDNEFVKKYNELNKDSGSTKDDAYCQVLSTLSNDYNNLKIFCDSNNIDCSNITFLTSTKTEGNGVQSSEESSGPSSEVTSSSSLITSKLIPVLLILGAIPIFLGIAYKYSLFGFRKRVQKHLREKLKK